A stretch of Myroides oncorhynchi DNA encodes these proteins:
- a CDS encoding mannose-1-phosphate guanylyltransferase — protein sequence MSSNYYAVIMAGGVGSRFWPVSTPEFPKQFHDMLGSGDTLIQKTFKRLSQVVPKENILILTHANYKEMVMTQLPAVHENNIILEPDMRNTAPCILYAAMKIKKNNPDAVMVVAPSDHWIEDELQFVSNLQRTFDVCERDKVLMTLGILPTFPNTGYGYIEFNKLDSRPIKKVVQFREKPDYVTARKFVQSRHFLWNSGIFIWSVGAILEAFAEFQPAMMELFNEGYDLLNTDGEKAFIEENYFKAENISIDYAVMEKANNVYVQPATFDWNDLGTWGSLYDKLPKDENENAVVNATAFFNNATNNIVRTAKGKIVVVDGLNDYIIVDKDDILLLYPKKKEQEIKVVSQHVSDKLK from the coding sequence ATGAGTTCAAATTATTATGCAGTGATAATGGCTGGTGGAGTAGGGTCTCGTTTTTGGCCAGTAAGTACTCCTGAGTTTCCAAAACAATTTCACGATATGTTAGGATCTGGTGATACCTTGATTCAGAAGACGTTTAAGCGTCTGTCTCAAGTAGTGCCTAAGGAGAATATTCTTATTCTAACACATGCGAATTATAAAGAAATGGTAATGACTCAGTTACCAGCAGTACACGAGAATAATATTATATTAGAACCGGATATGCGTAATACAGCACCCTGTATACTATATGCGGCTATGAAAATTAAAAAGAATAATCCTGATGCAGTGATGGTGGTAGCACCTAGTGATCACTGGATAGAGGATGAATTGCAATTCGTATCTAACCTACAACGTACTTTTGATGTATGTGAGCGAGATAAAGTATTAATGACTTTAGGTATCTTACCTACTTTCCCTAATACTGGTTACGGATATATAGAGTTTAACAAATTAGACTCACGTCCGATTAAAAAGGTAGTTCAGTTTAGGGAGAAACCAGACTATGTAACAGCTCGTAAGTTTGTTCAAAGTCGTCATTTCTTATGGAACTCAGGTATCTTTATTTGGAGTGTAGGTGCTATATTAGAAGCCTTTGCTGAGTTTCAACCTGCTATGATGGAATTGTTTAATGAAGGATATGATTTGCTAAACACAGATGGTGAAAAGGCGTTTATAGAAGAGAATTACTTTAAGGCAGAGAATATCTCTATAGATTATGCTGTTATGGAAAAAGCGAATAACGTATATGTACAACCAGCTACATTTGACTGGAATGATCTAGGTACTTGGGGGTCTTTATACGACAAGTTGCCTAAGGATGAGAATGAAAATGCTGTAGTGAATGCGACTGCTTTCTTTAATAATGCTACGAATAATATCGTTAGAACTGCAAAAGGGAAAATTGTGGTAGTAGATGGTCTTAATGACTATATTATCGTGGATAAGGATGATATCTTACTATTATACCCTAAGAAGAAAGAACAGGAGATAAAGGTAGTGAGTCAGCACGTGTCTGATAAACTTAAATAA
- a CDS encoding ABC transporter ATP-binding protein — MIEVKNIQKSFDGTQVLKGISTTFETGKTNLIIGQSGSGKTVMLKTLLGIHTPDSGIISFDGRISTELNSTERRELRTEIGMVFQGSALFDSMTVEENIAFPLKMFTNKSDAEIAERVNEVIDRVNLINANKKKPSEISGGMQKRVAIARAIVNNPKYLFCDEPNSGLDPKTAIVIDNLIQEITHEYGITTVINTHDMNSVLEIGEHIVFLKNGVLAWSGNHKEIIQTDNEDVVDFVYSSELFRMVRQAMKQIGNEKK, encoded by the coding sequence ATGATTGAAGTAAAAAACATACAAAAGTCGTTTGATGGTACACAGGTACTTAAAGGTATTAGTACTACATTCGAGACAGGAAAAACAAACCTTATCATCGGACAGAGTGGCTCTGGTAAGACTGTAATGCTTAAAACACTTTTAGGCATACACACTCCTGATTCGGGAATCATCAGTTTTGATGGTAGAATATCTACTGAACTTAACTCTACAGAACGAAGAGAACTAAGAACTGAAATAGGAATGGTCTTCCAAGGAAGTGCACTATTTGATTCAATGACTGTAGAAGAGAACATTGCATTCCCTTTAAAGATGTTCACTAATAAATCTGATGCTGAAATAGCCGAAAGAGTTAATGAAGTTATCGACCGAGTTAACCTTATCAATGCAAACAAAAAGAAACCTTCAGAGATATCAGGAGGTATGCAGAAGAGGGTAGCTATCGCAAGAGCAATAGTAAATAACCCAAAATACTTATTCTGTGACGAACCTAACTCAGGGCTTGACCCGAAAACAGCTATCGTTATCGATAACTTAATTCAAGAGATTACGCATGAGTATGGTATCACCACTGTCATCAACACCCACGATATGAATTCTGTACTAGAGATAGGTGAGCATATCGTATTTTTAAAAAATGGTGTATTAGCATGGTCTGGTAATCATAAAGAAATCATTCAGACAGATAATGAAGATGTTGTAGACTTTGTTTACTCATCAGAGCTTTTTAGAATGGTTCGCCAAGCTATGAAACAAATCGGAAACGAAAAGAAATAA